TTtaggaaaattcaaatacaaaCAAGAAGGAAGCTACTCGGTTGGGACGGTTGGTTATCAGGACGTCGATTGTGATTTTATAGACTTTACGTACGTCTGTTGTTCGTCAGTGCTTCTTGACCAAACTTTGAAACGAGAAATATCCGGCTTCTCAGAGGCACTCAGGTCTAACGACGGACCTGGGTCGGGACAGATATctctagaattttttcagaagaaaaaaaatcgctggCCGTTTCAGCCCGAGTGTATACCCTGGGAGGTATGGACAGTCAGACTGGAGCTGATAAAGCTAGTCACCGAACACGAGAGGCAAATATGTAGGGAGAAAGTTGGCGACCTACTTACGGacaaaatattgtacataacCGAAGTTATGAATCGACATGATTACCTACCAAAAACGCCTAATCAGGCTGAGCTAGACCTCATATTCGACACCTCATATCCGGACATCCAACCATACTTATTTAAGTTATCGTTCACCACATCTGGACCTTCTAGTACGACAATGGGTAAcactatgaaaaaattaatcaaagagACATTGTCCATATAATAATAGTTCACGATCTTatgcaacattttttctattcgaCTTTGGCAGTGGATTGGGGAATCAAATTCATAGATATAAAACTGGTGTGATTGTTACGCCTCGGTCTCCGGCAAAACAATCGTTGAATGGCCAAACCGAGCAGACGAACTGTATGAAATTGAGGTTTAAGCTCTTTATTCTAAGTACGTATTGATGAACTCTAGTTATGGTTAATATTGGAAATAAATTTAGGTTGTTTCTtttgtgttctttttttcactaataTTAAGATTAAATGAGAAAATGTGGCAGGTGGCATAATGCAGCTGATCGTGATACAGcttgtacctacgtataactTGGTGTTTTATCAAACAGTACGAGAAGAATTGTAATGGAAAggtcaatttataatttatgtaatataacgtaaaattattattactatatcgTCTAGTAGATAATATTAATGATatattaaaattacaaatgagATTTTGAATAAGCACTTTTAAGTTTAGTGGGAATGTCATTTTTTACGTCATTTTTCCGTTTgcgattttcatcgaaaaaagaaaatctcccCGGCCTCtgctctcttttttttttttaatttaacagTCATTTTCAAAGATTGTTATAACAGTTTGCGAGACCAGCTAAGcagggagattttttttaaacaacgtGACTACTGCTTgtggaattattattatttataaatatagtaGATTATAAAGAAACATAACAAATTAAACTTTAAGTCAAATGTCTCAACCCTATgtcgaaagaaaagaagatgcACTAATGTTCTCGCAGTTGATATTGctattatattaatttaatttccttGTCTGTGAATCAATCGTGCGTGCAATATATTAACACTGTGTACGACCGGAAAACTATTATTATAGACAAGCGaagatatattatttatttcgtgtTGTCTCCTTTATGGCCTGCTCTTGTTGCTCGAAAAAGCCTGGTGATAGGCTTAAACACTTTTATTAATGTAGCTACTCAATACTATATTGATAACAGAATAGATGCTAGCATATAATAGTAACTGATTTAGgtaatatacaaatttttttcgccaatAGTGATCCATTCGTAATTTAAACGGCCCTCGCAACCTGTATATGTGTAAAAGTattctgtttttcattttcaactttgttcCTTCTCAACTTTGGGAGGAAACAATTAAGACCGTAAAATTTACACTTGACAATGATTTTAAAACTTGTTAAATAACAGCAGTTTTAATGTGAGAGAAAACTAGGCTCGTTTTTAGGCtgtctctcttctctttctcgttTCTTTAATTTACAACGGGTACATGTGAGAATAtgtttgaaaagaagaaaggaaaaacatGTATCCGCCTTGTAAAAGATATCATTtggaatatgaagaaaaactaACGAAATAAATTGAGGACAGATTATTCTTAACAAAAGCTTATACTTTCTTTTGTACTCGTATATTTCCCTCCATCCCACGTcatcttcaattttcgaattttgacaaTCCGAACTTCTCTTCTACCTCTTGAGAGTCAGATCTTCAAAGTCCGGAAAACCCAATTATACATGCACAGAATCTATTCAGAATCACAACATTTAGAATATGAAGGCTATGCATGTAAAGCCTACAAAGAAGTAATGCACTTTTCAATCCTTACATTCCTGTCCAGTTTTTCcacattattttatattttcctgCTCCCAATAGTTCGTTGTCATCTGTCTGTGAGTATAAAATCTCTGATATTAATATAAGCTATTGTATTTTGTaagatataagaaaaaaaaagcgaagtttttaaatttgaaaatataaatgtcaGAAACTGATTCCATCCAGAATGATTGATTGCTGCTTCTGTTCAACCTATAAGCAACTTGTTATTTTACACGCCTTTTATTAGCCAATTTACGATGTAACGATCATACATTGTATACATCAGCGgttttattgtaaattagCAAACAGTAAGAGTTCTATTATTCTAATAATGACATCATCCGTATTTCAAGGGTCGCAAatagaattataaataaaatcagctTGTCTAACATGGCCTTGTtcaattggcaaaaaaaacgtgaccCTGACAATCCATGTCGATAGATTTTATCGTAGTATTTATTGCCATATGTATAGGAACGTGATAGACAACTGTGAAATATATagacttttcttttttgattgCAAACCAATATAATCCGGCAATTCAAGCGCGACCTAAATCTTCAATTTCGTTCACTAATGACGAGGAGTTTCGGCAGTTATCtcgaatttttgataaaatgtggtgaaaaggaaaatttgCTCTGTAATTTCACTGCACGAGCCATTTTGCAATACACAATTTTGTTCATGGacttatttccttttttgttcCATGAATTTGCCGATTGACAGAATTTGAACCCGTAAACTTTCGGTCGTGCCGTTAGGTAGGGCAAGTGTTGCCGCCGGAGTTCACCGGAAGCTGTCGAGTATCGAAGTAATCGCATACCAGCCATGCGCGATGTGGACGCCAGAACGCATCTCTTTTCTACGTGGGCCGTGCACGTCACGGTCGTTGCGGAACACCGTCGGTGCGTCTTCGTGATCGTGAATCAAAATGGTGAGTCATAAAACTGTAcaatattatgaaaaatagtaaatcGAAAATATATCCCAACGTAATAAACGTATATAAACCTGATTGCTGTTAGGatgcataaaatattatcGGATGCAATCCAGCACCGAACACACCAACGTGCTTTGCGACAATGGCGGCATCGAACGTTTGCAGACGGCTACCCTTGCCGAATTCATATTGACATATTGTTGATCGTTTCAGCATTTCTGGCCATGCTAATACCAGTCCAATATACCATATAATTTCCGACCTTTCGTTTCATGGCAAAAAAACTTTAATTCCcgaagtaataaaaatccgTGTTGGTTAGGTGAGGGCGACGTCTGTTCGCTCCCAAATGCTTCTCAGAGTTTTAttggattttatttcattctacaTTGTGCGAATTTTAAGATTATCGTTTCGTTAATATTCTTTTCAGGGGTTCGTTAAGGTGGTCAAGAACAAGCAATACTTCAAGCGGTATCAAGTTAAGTTCAAGAGGCGTCGCGAGGGTAAGACCGATTACTATGCTCGTAAACGGCTTACCGTTCAGGACAAGAACAAATACAACACCCCCAAGTATAGGCTGATTGTCCGCCTTTCGAACAAAGACATCACTTGTCAAGTAAGCATTGCATCAGTTTAACACTGTATTTACCGCTCTAAATATTACATTTAAACCAAGCAGAATTGAACTTTGCCTCTATTTCTATTTACATGATGAACCACTCAGCTCGCTATGATACAGAACTGAAGAAAACACAATTGTTCCCTAATTATCAATGGTCTGACTCAGTCATTGAGATCGATCATGAATTGCACACAATTACCGTACCATATTAACacttatttttcatacattccAGGTAGCTTACTCTCGCATTGAAGGAGACAAAATTGTCTGTGCAGCTTATAGTCATGAGCTTCCCAAGTACGGAGTCAAGGTTGGTTTGACCAACTATGCATCTGCGTACTGCACAGGACTTCTTCTAGCTAGAAGGGTAAGCAATGTTATCTATACCCAATTACTTCCAAACTCTAGATATTCTAATATTGGGCTGATATACTCACCAAATGATGATCCACTCAGCTCGCTTTGATACATaactgaagaaaaatcaattgttCCCTAAAACTATATTATCTGAATGGTGTATTGTAAACCAAACAATGCTGTTCATGGTCCTACGAAATGTATTGAATAATCCATTGCTGTTGTTATAGCTTCTGAAAAAGTTGGGCCTGGATAACCTGTATGCCGGTACAACTGACGTTAATGGTGACGAATACAACGTTGAGGAATTAGATGATGGTCCAGGTGCTTTCCGGTGCTACTTGGATACAGGGCTCATGCGCACGACAACTGGCGCTCGAGTTTTTGGAGCTATGAAAGGGGCTGTAGATGGAGGCCTGAATATCCCCCACAGGTACAAACCATGTATTGTATTATGAACTTTGAAACCTGTAAACTTGATAGTAATGCTGTTTTAATATAATTGAGAGTTTGCAAAAGAGGGATAAGCTATATAATATCAAAGTTTAGTTTGCATATATTGTTATtgcataattttatattatacagagtACAACCAATCTTGAAATTACTTTCTAGTGATGATTTCTTGACACATGCGCGTCATCTGAACCACCACAAAGCGTAAGCCTTTTAACGTGTTTTACGTTGATTGGACGAAACTTTGTACCGGTATCAAAAGATTATAAAGTGTCTCTGattctctgaaaatttatagCTGAGTTCTCCCAGCGTTTTCAATATGTGTTGATACAGTATTTCATGCTGTTCACAGCACAAAACGGTTCCCTGGATACGATAATGAAGCCAAATCCTTCAACGCTGATGTCCACCGGCAGCATATATTCGCTCAACACGTAGCAAACTACATGCGCACGCTAGAGGGTGAGGACGAGGAAGCTTTTAATCGCCAATTCTCCCAGTACATCAAAAACGGCATTACTGCCGACAGTGTAAGTTCttaatttgataataattgaatgtttcatttttcatgccATCTTACCTTACGGAACTACGTCCAACTTGAATTACCGCTTGAAGCTTATTAAATTTCTGTGGTGTCGCAGTTGGACAACAGCAATTCGCTGGTTAATTATTTGAATGCGTTCAGTTTGAACCATTTATCAAGTAACCTTTGTAACAGGATCACTACCGTCGTGAATCCGCGCATTGTTGTGTATGATCGCGTTgaataatttcgttttctcCCAACAGATCGAAACCATCTACAAAAAGGCCCACGAAGCTATCAGAGCCAACCCTGTGCACACGGTAGTGAAGAAGGACAAACAACCAGTTAAGAAACGCTGGAACCGCTTGCGTCTCACGCGTTCGGAACGGAAGAACCGTATCGCCCAGAAAAAGGCTTCTTTCCTTAAGAAATTGGAAGAAACTGAAGCTTAACTTCGTTCTGTTACTCGGCGCCGACTCGCTGTTCCTTTCAATCTTCATTCAAGCAGACTTCTGTAAACTCAAGTTCTCAGAATGTAATTTATGTCTGTCACTGGCGATGATTCGGCAATGTAATAAACGGATTGGATTCAACCTCAATATCTTTCCTTTACTGTATTGTATTATAAGTTAGGTGGTATTTTATttaggtaaatattttttattgtaatatacCTTTCGATTGATAATTGTTTTTGGTCAACGTGTGTAGTCACTGGTAGACGCCACTAATgacattaaaaataatcaaattggACCTTGCATCATATTTATTCTCAATCATGTTTAGGTATTTTTAAGATTAAATTATACTTACTCTGAATCCTCAGTGAATGCATTTTGTCCGTAAATCcttcgaacaaaaaaatatcctgtAGTTTGCTCAGATCTTGTTTTTTCACATGCCTGTCAGTGAAAGTCAAATTCCGAACCTTTGAGTTGACATAATGTCGACGTATAACAGAAAAGGTTTGGCACACAGTCGCAAAGTTATCACCAGTTCTATAGGTTCCTCAAGACCAGGGTACAGTCTCGATCCGATTCTTCAATCTTCGGCCAAAGAAACCGTACGTCGATTAAACACGTAAAAATTGATGCAACGTCATAACATAGTAATTATAAGTAtagtattaaataaaatatgccTAGAGGCGATGGGCGAACGAAAATGTAGTCACTGGTCATGCGTCTTCGATGCTGATGATTCGCGAAAATCCTGAATATAATAGTCTCCgaacgaaaaatgaatattcaaaaaattggcACGACATTAGGGACGTCAAACAGATTCCCACGGTTTTTGGTAATCAAATTTTACTTACACATATTTGCTGACATTAGGATGTGATTACTATAATACAAGTTAAACAATCCTCTAGTCGGTATTTCTAAGCCATCAGCCGCTATTGACAGACTTGTCAAAAAGAGAGAAACTGATCATAAGAAGGCGGTGAAGAATATGAATGAAGAATTAGCAAAAAGCTACGCCGCTTGCGAAGGGGAATTGAAGAATCGTAGCatcagcataaaaattgagatcaA
The genomic region above belongs to Diprion similis isolate iyDipSimi1 chromosome 8, iyDipSimi1.1, whole genome shotgun sequence and contains:
- the LOC124409403 gene encoding autophagy-related protein 101 produces the protein MNARTQLFELSMEGRQVDEAVAGIFHSVLFHRSLGKFKYKQEGSYSVGTVGYQDVDCDFIDFTYVCCSSVLLDQTLKREISGFSEALRSNDGPGSGQISLEFFQKKKNRWPFQPECIPWEVWTVRLELIKLVTEHERQICREKVGDLLTDKILYITEVMNRHDYLPKTPNQAELDLIFDTSYPDIQPYLFKLSFTTSGPSSTTMGNTMKKLIKETLSI
- the LOC124409402 gene encoding 60S ribosomal protein L5; the protein is MGFVKVVKNKQYFKRYQVKFKRRREGKTDYYARKRLTVQDKNKYNTPKYRLIVRLSNKDITCQVAYSRIEGDKIVCAAYSHELPKYGVKVGLTNYASAYCTGLLLARRLLKKLGLDNLYAGTTDVNGDEYNVEELDDGPGAFRCYLDTGLMRTTTGARVFGAMKGAVDGGLNIPHSTKRFPGYDNEAKSFNADVHRQHIFAQHVANYMRTLEGEDEEAFNRQFSQYIKNGITADSIETIYKKAHEAIRANPVHTVVKKDKQPVKKRWNRLRLTRSERKNRIAQKKASFLKKLEETEA